AATGAATTCTTCTATTTCACCTAGCCTATCTATCTTCGCGTATGCATAAATAAGTTCACCATCCACCTTTGGCTCTTTGGCCTTTTGCCTCACCATCAGTAAGTACTTCACCAAGTCATGATAGACATTAGCCTGTTCAGCAGCACTAATAACATCTAGGAATTGGGTTGCATCATCTGCACGGATGAATGATTCAATAGCATCACTTACTAACCCTTCCCTTAACTGAGCCTTAGCAACCTGGCTCCAAACAGCATCTTCCTCAACACGGTATGCAAATTCTACAGCCCGCTCTATGCTTTGGATGTTATCCAAGAGAACATTAACTGCTTGTACATTTAAATTGAATTTCTTAAAGATGGCAAAGGCTTCCTCATATAGTTGTGCTTCAACTGCTACTTCTCCAACCGCAGGTCCATCAAAGTTGTCCAACCTATTAATATAATCCATTACCCTGGATGCATCTGCTTTAATGGCTGTTAAGATAAGCAGGTTTTGCAAATTGAAGTTCCCactgaatgcagaattttgaaGCACAATCTTTTCAAGCAGTTCAATCAGTTCATGTGGAAGATCAGCAGTCATGAAAGCTTTAACAGCTGCAGAAACTTGTTCTGGACTCTTGCTTTCAGGCAATGCCGTAGAAACAACTTGGTCAATAAGTTGTCTTCTATATTCATTCTCAGGTTGAAGAACTTTCTCCCATAGATCAGCATCCATCCTTTCCACGACATATCTGTTGTCAACAGTATAATATCATCAACTCAATGCACTAAGAAAGTTGAAAGACAAACAAGAGAACCACTTTTCAGACGATTAGCAGaagatttaattaaaaaaaacacataCCTGGCCTGCAATTTGAAAAGAGAGTTTTTATTTGTAACATTTATAAGCTCATCATCACATTGTCCTCGTCTATATGCAACAACAGCAAGGGTGGGATCCCGTTTTTCACAGTATTTACCCACAACACGTGAATCATAATACGGATTAGTAGTGAGAAAATGCTCGGGATTATTATTGCTGTCTATGATGATCTTTCCCAGAGCATTGTGAACATGCACGTCTTGGCTTCCCTCGCTCACAAGATGTTCCAAAAATTGTGTGAGCAACCGCAAACGATTCCTATTTTACACGAGGCAGCAAACAAGAAACATGTCAGGAAAGAGGGGACGAGGTTGTTTTGGAGATATAGAAAGGGGAAACATACCTCTTCTCACATTCAGCGACAAGAGGCTCAACCGGAAGCAGGGATCGAACAGAAAGAATTAGGCCTTTAATGAAATCTTCAGGGCACTCATCATCTAGAAGTTGTCCGACCACCAAAGGAGCATTGCCTGGGTTCACCTATCATACAGTAATACAAACAACTCCAAGTTAGCCACCATTAAGATCAATGAATTATCTATAGCCATCCTGCCTTAACCGcacatttaatataaaaaaattcagTGTCATATGTTCAGCAGGAAAAAGCAGTATTATATTCAAAAGAGAATCTTACTTTCTGAACATAGCCTTCAATATATCGAAGCATGTTGTTTGTATACAAGTAGTGAGTCAAATCAGGGACAAATCCAAAACGGTCACAAACATTTATCAGGGGCCGTGCATCTGGAAGTTTAGCATCCATTAGGAAATTCTTTGTTTTCTCAGGATCGTAGAAGTTAGATTCTCTTGTTACACGTTCAACTTCCTTAATTTGGCCAGTTCTGGCTGCTGCCTCAATATATTTGAAGTGTATATCTGGATCTTCACTGTTCcacataaaaagaaagaaataaaaaaaagaaaagaaagcaaagcATCAGCAGTAGTGTCATCTTTGCCAGTGCCCACATGGAATGCTTAGTATTTAAATAACTACCTGGAACTCAGATATGAACCCAAAAAGAAGTAAAGACCTTCGTAGGACTTAAATTGCTCAAATATTTTTATGCATGCTTCCAAACCTAACTGCTCAGAATATTCCTTAGCAACCTGCAAATATATGATTGTTATATACCTCCAACAACTGAACTTACAGAATTATTCGAACAGGGGGAAAGAAAAATTACCTGCACAATTATCTGAAGATTTCCTCTCAGATTGACCAGCAAAAGATCCTTCATGCACTCTAATGCCCACTCTTTCGAAAGTGTACCGAAGAATTCCACTAGTGCCTGGAAAGGATGGTGACCTAATTTAGTACCAAAACAGTTAATCAGAACAAACATCATAGCCCAAGATAACAAACCTGTGGTTCGATGGCATGAGTATTCACAATAACACGCTTAATATCAGGTAATTCCGTATAGTGCTGCAAAGTAAAAATGTATTTGAGTAAATAAGTTgccacaaaaaccaaaaaaattatttgcacATAATTTATGAAAAGCATTAAACCTGAAGGGCTCTCATATACAACCCAGCCTTCTCACATAGTTGAGCTATCCGAGGGCGATCGTAATGACTGAACATTCCATTAGCTAATATAGCATCTGCAACATTCGGATATGTCACCAGATTGATCTCCAAGACCTGCATAAGTCATAAAAGGTTAGAGAATTATCTATAATAGGGCTGAAAAATATACAGCAAGCTTATTCAAAGAGAAAATACTACCTTGGTTTGAAGGAAAGCATGCTCCGGTAGATTTGGCTTTAAAACATCTAACAGAAAAGCTGTTGCCTCTCGGATCATGTTCCTCTGCAATAAATAATATCATaagcaagagaaaaccacaattTCATCTAGAACAAATAGAAAACTCTGAAAGAGGGGAAAAGAGAACATAAAATATTGAATACTTGCCGTTGCATTTTCTTGACAACTAAAACAGGGGCTTGTTTCAAATATCTACCTTTATATATGCACACATAATGATAGAATAGAAAGAGTGACTGAACCTGAAGGAATAGATCTGTGATCGTATTATAGTCCACTGGACAGCCACCCTCCATTTGTGACATCATAAGAGCAAAATTAACAGCTCCCTGTCATGAAAACTTTATGTTAAACAAATAATTCTAAAAGAAGACCCAAGAAATTACACTACTTTACCAAAAGCAATGACAAAATAAAACTCACAATCCAGAGGCTCACCTAAAATCTGTGTAAGCTCTAGAGTGACATGGTAGATACATAGCaatcaaaatatcaaaaaattcaCATCATGCATATGCAATCTATTTAAACCATTACATAACGTCAATAAACTAAAACCCACCTGAGGATCTGACCGTAGAATTGTCTGCAGAAGGAAAAGATAATCTGGTGTGTATCCAACCTGTATCCAAGAACAATAACTATCATCTTAAAAGCCCAGAATTCCAGGTATATTCTAGTTTTGTGTTAATATGTATGACACAATCCTGCCAAAACTATGATCACCAATGGTCAGAAAAAAATACTTTCATATCAAATATGCTGCAACAATTACCTGCTTGGAGTATATGAGAATCTTGTCAAACTCCCTTCGTTCTGCAAAAGCAGCAACAACTTTTGGAGTAGCCCTtgcttttatatatattttcagtGCAAGATCATTGTCCACAGTCTACAGTAAAAACAGGAATTAGACTCTCGACAACAAAAAGATAACTAGTCTAGGCACAATGACATTGATAAATAACAATGATTCCCAAATTTTAATACCATTAGTATACAGAAGATGCCCAAAAAAGTAACAAGTGAAGTGACAATCTTACCTTCACAAGATCCCCAAGTTCTTCACTACACTCAAGCTTGTCCTCAGCCAACCAATTTTCTAATAGATTCTTTTTGTTCTGATTCACAACTAGGCGAGACAATTCCAAAGACTCAAAGGCATTGAGTTTTCCTCTAGTTAGCAATGTTCCAAAATACTGCAATAGTGGTGGTGTTTGCCCAGCTTGTACAGGAACACTCTGTATAAATGCACAAGTTTGGAAGTAAAAATTTATGAGTCCTCAAAATTGAAGGGCATtacaaaaaattgaaaagagaaaataaaactTCTTTTTTATTCTCAGAAAAATCATAATTTCCAGAAAAAAAATAGTTATGCTACACGAGCTGTAATTATGTTAAAAGTGGAACAATTGGAAGACAAGGAGCTCGATACCTGAAATTTTGCAACAGTCTCAGGAGTTCTCAGAATGCCTTGTGGAGATTCTGCAGCAAGTTCAGCAGCTTCCTTGTATTTTGTCTGAGAGAATAGTTCCTGGAACCTCTGCACAACCTGGTcgcacacaaacacacacacacacaaaaaaaaaaaaggagggatgGAGGAGTAAGATTATGTGAATGTAAATGCAATACAAGAAAGTACAATGCAGGAAATGGACGGagtaaggaaaaaaaattaaaataagtcTTCCCTgtatcaattaaaaaaaaaaaaagaatgggcGCAGAACAAGAGAAGAAATGCCATGAAAAACTTTATTCCCATACATTTGACATTTCTCTTTTGATTCAGTCATTTGTATGAAGGAAAAACGAAATAAGGGTAAAAAATCATGCTCTCTCTAAGATAAATATTTCCTTCAAAATtgcataaatttaaaaaaatcctTCTTTCTATTCTCTAAACATTTCCCATACACTAGAAGGCACACGCATACCAATGCTTTTGTTCTTTACCAAAATTTGGTCAAGAAAATCAATCCAAAGAATCAAAAAGGTGATAGATTAAAGATGTTCAGATCAATAAAACTAAGCAAAAGAATTCTGGATATGACAGGAGAAGCAACATTCGGAAAATATAAAACAGGGAAAAAGTGCTTCGAACAGCACCCAGAGATTAGTAAACATAACTTATTTAGCAATATGTGAGATTATTCTTCATCTTAACGTGCATGATTAAAATGATTGAGAACAAGAGTTGCAGAAATTAGTGAGTTGCAGAAAAATGCAGCAAGGTTACATCCACAATTAATGCTTTGCTACCtctccaaagctataaaataatAACATGATAGAAAAACATCAATTCATCAAGTACCAGATTCTCTGCCCCTGGAAGGTTTCCTCGTTTGGCGAGATTAACAGCTAGCTCCAAATTGTTCAGCTGTAAAGTTACCGAATAACAGTTGTCAATCTGATGTTTATGCTTACATAATAATTCAGCAAAGAAATTCAACAATGTAAACATACTTGACCACTGACGAAGGGCACGATAGTTGCCTCATTAACAGTAGCAAGCAGAACCTGTCCCCGCCTATTAACAGCATAAAACCCACCAAAAGATGAAGCCTCTGTTGTCAGAAATATAGGATCTGGGCTAATTCGATTTCTATAGACTGCTGTCGCTGTCTCCAAATCATACACAAATAGAAGACCAAGCTTTGTGATCACATATATCAAACTGTACTTCTGTGAGATCTGCCAGACAAAAAATTCATTTGATCACCATTTTGATGAAAGATTGGATATATCTTGAAATTCTAACTAAATAACCTAAATATTCTACCTGCATTGCCACAGGGAAGTCATCACCAAAATCAGGTGGGAAGAACAGATCTGCTTGTTTCTTTGTAAACCCAGGCTTCCCTGAGaataaagaaaacaaacaaaggttgaaaagagtacaaatttaatagaatatattCTTCGGCAGAAATCAAAAGGTATGGTTGTATGAAGTTGTTGACTTTTCACGACTGAAGTCATATcatagaaagaagaaaaatccaTGAAGGTCCCAAAAGTTCCCATTTAGAttccaacaacaacaaaaaacaagagagagagagagagattcaaaAACTGATTGCAAAATACTTATCTGATAAGCTTGATTCTAACTGTTTAATAAATGAAAAGCCTAAACCCATAATAAAAATGCAAGGATATGCAGGCAAACCTGGCTGGGCACCAAGTTCAATAACATGCAGCTTTGATGTAATCTGTCCAGCATTAGTAGTCTTTGTAGCAAAACAAATAAGAATGGAAGGGTTTTCGTTGCCAGCAACCTAGGTAAGCAGCAAGTAAAAGTCAATAATGACAGCACAAGAAAAATGCCAAAAATGCAAGCATATGAGTCACAAACAAACAGCAAAAGATATAATAGTCTTACCTTAAATGATGCAAAGGATGCAGCATGTGCTTCAAGGGCCTGACTGCGTTGCTGATCCACAGAAAAAAGCTGCATATTTCCTTTGACCAGTTGTGGTCTCTGCAACCAACATTGCATGAAGTGAGATGTAAATTCATAAGTTTCTTTTAGATAACTTCACCAAGCCAATGTGACTAGCTGACAAATTTTAATACATTAAAGAGCTTAATAACCAGAGAAAGTAGAAAAAAGTGATGCAAAGAACAGAAcacaaaaaagaacaaaaggcAGAACATGAAGGTGAAAAGGGCATCAAAGCAAAAGAGGAGCATCAAACTTCAGGTAGGCACATCTCATTAAATATAGTACTGCTAAAGCTAGAAAAGGTAGCTGACAGAACTTGGCCAGTGGACTCTCCCTTTTGCAAGATGATCTCGGGCTTCACCGCAAGACCCTCTAACATTGAAACTTTATCTTGAATTCTCGACCATCTTAGATGCACACTCCACATCATTTTCCAAAGATTGCCACCTCCCATTTCCAACATCTTATAACTGCTCCAATTTCTACTCGTTGAATATAGGCATGAACAACCACTTGTCAGTACGACTGGGAGCCCTTTCCAAACGTAAGAAATCAGCAAGGTGCATAAACCAACAATTCAGGGTCGGCCAGGGATCTCATGAGTTGTTTTAAAGTTTGCCCATACAATGGCTAGTCATTACCTCATTCGCCAAATATTGAGAAGAATTTGACCACTTAGAACACGGTTTCAAACTTCGTTCAAAACATTTTACCTAAAGAATAAcaattttggattttttgcCACAAGAAAAATTGGATGCTAAAGTGGGCCTTACATGCATTGGCCAGTACTAGATGCAAATGAACCAATTTCATCTGAAAGACATAATTACAAACTAGACCACATAATCACAAGTAATATCGATTCTAGCCTATCACTTCTGCAATTCTTTTAAATTAATAAGGTTGTGTTTCGACATTGCCTGATTGCTTCAACAGAGCCCattgaataatttttaaatacattAGATAACGCTAACGTAAGTATGAAGGCAAACTTGTCTTCGAAGATACATAGCATCTTTATAAATAAACTTAACCAACCTATTAGGGCTCCACTTTGTGAATCCTTGTTTGCTAGTTTCCACTTGGTGGCTGCCAAAAATTGTTACTGCAAGCTTTTCCATACCTATCTTGCAACTTCCACGCTAGCTTGCCCTCCTCCTTATAGATCCTTTGACATAGATTTTTAACTTTTGAGCACTTTTCCTTACCAAATTGTTGTTTTGCAGGCTCACATAACATCTCAATCAGTTCTTTATTAATTAATACTCAAATAGTAAAACTCCTAGTGTCCTACATGTACTCTAGTATAACAATtctcttttctaatttttagtTCTACAAAACATCCATGTCAACATTCTCATATGTGCCAACCACATCTTAATTGCTTTGATCGTCATTATTGTGTGACACTTTCGAACCTGACAATATAGCAAGCCCTGTcatcataaaataaaatttctgtCAAGTCACCATGGGAAGCATCAGAGCACCTTTCCGCTTTATCCACCTATGTTCATCTCTCTCATATGTATCTCCATCCGTCTCTTCGTTCTTCATCTTGTTCAATTGATGCTTCATTATCAATATATATTTCCATTAAAAATGCACTGCACACATATTTATTCACCTTATAGAGATCATGACTATTGTCCTTTAAAATTTACCTCCATAATACTACTTTAGCATTTTACCAAGACATTCTCATCAGTTACAAGTGTAGAGAAAATACAAAACAATACATCTTATAGACATCAGTAGTAAATTCATCTGTGACTAGTGTAAAGATGAGTTATACAAGAGCAATTTCTGATAATTAGAACACATCCAAACATTTGGCATGTTTACATGTTCCGACGCAACAAGGAGCATATAGTAAACAAACCAATTAGATATTCCTCATAACATCAAACTAATGTGTTATATCCCAACACAATCATCTATCTGTGGCCTTCTCATCGCTATGTTTTCTCTTTATAATGTATCACCTTCTCTACCATTATCATTCAAACaaccagaatttttttttgaaaaagggaATTTTCATAATGCTAATCTAGAGCACACATCACAACTGTCTACCCATAACTTTagcttttatattataataatatattactaataatataatattataatataaaaatatgatcttcttatcataatataatattattatagtaacaatattattatattgtaattaatatataatatattataattattacattaatatataatatattataattattacattatattattaatatattgtaCTATCAAAAATCATTACTATAAAGTAtctttaatttataaattatttctatattttaatctaaataatataaaattaatgtaATTATTTTTAGGGTGATTATCAAGTAAAAAAGAATATCAATAATAGCAAACTAGGTAGTTGTTGAATCTAATAGCAACATCGATGTTTGACTTTGTTCACCCAAATACAAAATGGTAAGAAAATTGTTCATATATCCACAATTAGGAGGGAATAGATCATCCTCATCACCATAAGGTTATGACAATAAAAAAAGACACCAACTTAAATGATTATGGCAATAAAAAGTAtttttagattaattttttaaaaaatccgtTGCCGTGACGCAAATCCAAGCCTCTCAAATGAGCTTTTGTCCGAAAAACAACTTCCCAACACATCTCAAATAGGGCTTTtgcccaaaagctccaaataggAACTTTTTCTAGTAGACCTTTTCTAGGTTTTGGAGG
The Phoenix dactylifera cultivar Barhee BC4 chromosome 3, palm_55x_up_171113_PBpolish2nd_filt_p, whole genome shotgun sequence DNA segment above includes these coding regions:
- the LOC103718217 gene encoding clathrin heavy chain 1, with the translated sequence MAAANAPIAMREALTLPSLGINPQFITFTHVTMESEKYICVRETSPQNSVVIIDMNMPMQPLRRPITADSALMNPNSRILALKAQIQGTTQDHLQVFNIEMKTKMKSHQMPELVVFWKWITPKMLGLVTQSSVYHWSIEGDSEPVKMFDRAANLTNNQIINYRCDPSEKWLVLIGIAPGAPERPQLVKGNMQLFSVDQQRSQALEAHAASFASFKVAGNENPSILICFATKTTNAGQITSKLHVIELGAQPGKPGFTKKQADLFFPPDFGDDFPVAMQISQKYSLIYVITKLGLLFVYDLETATAVYRNRISPDPIFLTTEASSFGGFYAVNRRGQVLLATVNEATIVPFVSGQLNNLELAVNLAKRGNLPGAENLVVQRFQELFSQTKYKEAAELAAESPQGILRTPETVAKFQSVPVQAGQTPPLLQYFGTLLTRGKLNAFESLELSRLVVNQNKKNLLENWLAEDKLECSEELGDLVKTVDNDLALKIYIKARATPKVVAAFAERREFDKILIYSKQVGYTPDYLFLLQTILRSDPQGAVNFALMMSQMEGGCPVDYNTITDLFLQRNMIREATAFLLDVLKPNLPEHAFLQTKVLEINLVTYPNVADAILANGMFSHYDRPRIAQLCEKAGLYMRALQHYTELPDIKRVIVNTHAIEPQALVEFFGTLSKEWALECMKDLLLVNLRGNLQIIVQVAKEYSEQLGLEACIKIFEQFKSYEGLYFFLGSYLSSSEDPDIHFKYIEAAARTGQIKEVERVTRESNFYDPEKTKNFLMDAKLPDARPLINVCDRFGFVPDLTHYLYTNNMLRYIEGYVQKVNPGNAPLVVGQLLDDECPEDFIKGLILSVRSLLPVEPLVAECEKRNRLRLLTQFLEHLVSEGSQDVHVHNALGKIIIDSNNNPEHFLTTNPYYDSRVVGKYCEKRDPTLAVVAYRRGQCDDELINVTNKNSLFKLQARYVVERMDADLWEKVLQPENEYRRQLIDQVVSTALPESKSPEQVSAAVKAFMTADLPHELIELLEKIVLQNSAFSGNFNLQNLLILTAIKADASRVMDYINRLDNFDGPAVGEVAVEAQLYEEAFAIFKKFNLNVQAVNVLLDNIQSIERAVEFAYRVEEDAVWSQVAKAQLREGLVSDAIESFIRADDATQFLDVISAAEQANVYHDLVKYLLMVRQKAKEPKVDGELIYAYAKIDRLGEIEEFILMPNVANLQNVGDRLFDAALYEAAKIIFAFISNWAKLASTLVKLKQFQGAVDAARKANSSKTWKEVCFACVDAEEFRLAQICGLNIIIQVDDLEEVSEYYQNRGCFNELISLMESGLGLERAHMGIFTELGVLYARYRPEKLMEHIKLFSTRLNIPKLIRVCDEQQHWKELTYLYIQYDEFDNAATTIMNHSPDAWDHMQFKDVAVKVANVELYYKAVHFYLQEHPDLINDLLNVLALRVDHTRVVDIMRKAGHLHLVKPYMVAVQSNNVAAVNEALNEIYIEEEDYDRLRESVDMHDNFDQIGLAQKIEKHELLEMRRVAAYIYKKAGRWKQSIALSKKDNLYKDAMETCSQSGDRDLAEELVVYFIEQGKKECFASCLFICYDLIRPDIAVELAWMNNMIDFAFPYLLQFIREYTGKVDELIKDKIEAQIEVKAKEKEEKDMVSQQNMYAQLLPLALPAPPMPGMGGGPGVGGPFSAPPPMGGMGMPPMPPFGMPPMGSY